The Solibacillus daqui genome has a segment encoding these proteins:
- a CDS encoding DUF4127 family protein has protein sequence MQKIVYVPLDERPCNYSFPNLLTDQTEVNLVRPSLNLMGEKKKPGDIEQLWDWLYKESMDADGLILSIDTLLFGGIIPSRLHQLSLEDCEKILNKLSRIKAGNSNVKIYAFNLIMRCPQYSSNDEEPDYYEYWGKEIFRYGELSHLIAANLASEEDQKEYEALKCQLPKEHVEDYLARRTINVGVNQLVLEYVSKGIIDFLIIPQDDSAPYGWTAMDQQAVRGAIAAHHLELDVYMYPGADEVGCTLLARMLNAFKDKRPLIYPVFSSSQGPAVTPLYEDRPLLETLKYQILAAGGLMTTNMQEADLVLFVNAPVEPMLEASCQGDLSTTYQVNRNLIDFVEQLEFTAKKRTIPCIVADVAFANGSDLELLKLMKFKNILFSLAGYAGWNTSSNSLGTCIAQGMFYNIFGESQAHRNFLALRYVEDAGYCSYVRNDVTNNRLPELGYNYFRVDGKKGVVANIVQSQLTSFIQEHLIDDENSIHIKECTMPWSRMFEVGLTVEHIK, from the coding sequence ATGCAAAAAATTGTTTATGTTCCATTAGATGAGCGACCATGTAATTATTCTTTTCCAAACCTTTTAACCGACCAAACGGAAGTAAATCTCGTACGCCCTAGTTTAAATTTAATGGGGGAAAAAAAGAAACCAGGGGACATAGAACAACTATGGGATTGGTTATATAAGGAGTCCATGGATGCAGATGGTCTTATTCTTTCAATAGATACATTATTATTTGGCGGAATTATCCCTTCAAGACTGCATCAATTGTCGTTAGAGGATTGCGAAAAAATACTAAACAAACTTTCAAGAATTAAAGCGGGTAACTCAAACGTAAAAATATATGCTTTTAATCTCATTATGAGATGTCCTCAGTATTCTAGTAATGATGAAGAACCCGATTACTATGAGTACTGGGGAAAGGAAATTTTCCGATATGGCGAACTTTCACATTTAATAGCTGCTAACCTCGCATCAGAAGAAGATCAAAAGGAATATGAAGCATTAAAGTGTCAATTGCCTAAAGAGCATGTTGAGGATTATTTAGCTAGAAGAACGATTAATGTCGGTGTCAATCAACTTGTACTCGAATATGTGAGCAAGGGAATCATTGATTTTCTTATTATTCCGCAAGATGATTCGGCTCCCTATGGTTGGACCGCTATGGATCAACAGGCAGTAAGAGGAGCTATTGCAGCCCATCATTTAGAACTAGATGTCTATATGTATCCAGGCGCGGATGAAGTTGGTTGCACTTTACTTGCCAGAATGTTGAACGCTTTTAAAGACAAGAGACCGTTGATTTATCCGGTATTTTCGAGTAGTCAAGGACCTGCAGTTACGCCACTATACGAAGACAGGCCATTATTGGAGACACTTAAATATCAAATATTAGCTGCGGGGGGACTGATGACGACAAATATGCAAGAAGCGGATCTTGTTTTATTTGTAAATGCACCTGTAGAACCAATGTTAGAGGCTTCCTGTCAAGGGGACCTGAGTACAACTTATCAAGTGAATCGAAATCTTATTGATTTTGTTGAGCAGCTTGAATTCACGGCGAAGAAACGAACTATTCCTTGTATCGTAGCGGATGTAGCTTTCGCGAATGGTTCAGACTTAGAACTATTAAAATTAATGAAATTTAAAAACATTCTTTTCTCATTGGCTGGATATGCAGGTTGGAATACAAGTTCAAATTCATTAGGTACATGCATAGCGCAGGGGATGTTTTACAATATTTTTGGGGAATCACAAGCCCATCGCAATTTTTTAGCATTACGCTATGTAGAAGATGCGGGATATTGTAGCTATGTAAGGAATGATGTAACGAATAACAGATTACCTGAGCTAGGTTACAATTACTTCCGTGTGGATGGCAAAAAAGGGGTCGTTGCTAACATTGTGCAATCACAACTAACCTCATTTATACAAGAGCATCTGATCGATGATGAAAATAGCATACACATCAAGGAATGTACGATGCCATGGAGCCGGATGTTTGAAGTTGGCTTGACTGTTGAACATATCAAATAG
- a CDS encoding FAD-dependent oxidoreductase — MMKQENSDVIVIGGGLGGCMAALAVAKMGYQVIMTEETDWLGGQLTSQGVPPDEHRWIEHFGCTSTYREFRNRVRQYYRDNYPLTKEAKENDLLNPGNGWVSRLAHEPKVALNVISDMLAPYVNSGKIKILYNYKPIEATKDGDTVQSITVVHVNELAKIELSGHYFLDATECGDVLPIAGVEYVTGAESRSITGEPHALEESNPKDMQSFTYVFAVDYIEGGNFVIEKPEQYDFWRNYIPKFSHLPLFSWYAVDADDTTKLKEFTLFPNEQQIPSLFTYRRILDTNNIDGALYEGDISLINWAQNDYFLGPIIGVSNEEIEKNLKNAKQQSLSLLYWLQTEAPRLDGGKGFPGLRLRKDVMGTEDGLAKYPYIRESRRIKAMHTITEQEVSKELRGDKGICTYFDSVGVGSYHLDLHHTTVTNRSFYIPNYPYEIPLGALLPIRVKNVIPACKNIGTTQITNGCYRLHPTEWNIGESAGYLVAFSLLNQVTPHQVRQEQKYLKEYQTLLLANGVQLHWPEDIDL, encoded by the coding sequence ATGATGAAACAAGAAAATTCGGATGTTATTGTAATAGGTGGAGGCCTAGGAGGTTGTATGGCAGCATTAGCGGTTGCCAAAATGGGCTATCAGGTTATTATGACGGAGGAAACAGATTGGTTAGGTGGACAACTTACTAGTCAAGGAGTACCGCCAGATGAACATCGATGGATTGAGCACTTTGGCTGCACGAGCACGTACCGAGAATTTAGGAATCGAGTGCGTCAATATTATCGTGACAACTATCCACTTACTAAAGAAGCAAAAGAAAATGATTTATTGAATCCTGGCAATGGCTGGGTGAGTAGGCTGGCACATGAGCCTAAAGTTGCGCTAAATGTAATTTCCGATATGCTAGCACCCTATGTAAATAGTGGGAAAATAAAAATTTTATATAACTATAAACCGATAGAGGCAACAAAGGACGGAGATACGGTACAGTCCATCACAGTTGTACATGTCAATGAGTTGGCAAAAATTGAATTGAGTGGGCACTATTTTTTGGATGCAACTGAATGTGGTGATGTCTTACCAATTGCAGGGGTTGAATATGTAACAGGTGCTGAATCTAGATCAATTACTGGGGAACCTCATGCATTAGAAGAATCAAATCCGAAAGATATGCAGTCCTTTACTTATGTTTTTGCTGTTGACTATATAGAAGGTGGAAATTTTGTTATTGAAAAGCCAGAGCAATATGATTTTTGGCGTAACTATATACCAAAGTTCTCGCACCTTCCTTTATTTAGCTGGTATGCAGTAGATGCAGATGATACGACAAAATTAAAGGAATTCACATTATTCCCCAATGAACAACAGATACCCTCTTTGTTTACATATCGGAGAATACTGGATACTAATAATATTGATGGAGCGCTATATGAGGGTGATATATCACTTATAAATTGGGCGCAAAATGATTATTTTCTAGGGCCAATTATTGGAGTTTCTAATGAGGAAATTGAGAAGAACTTAAAAAATGCTAAACAACAAAGCTTATCCCTCTTATACTGGCTTCAAACAGAGGCGCCAAGATTAGATGGGGGAAAAGGTTTTCCTGGTTTAAGACTTCGAAAGGACGTTATGGGTACAGAAGATGGGCTAGCAAAGTATCCATATATTCGAGAATCGAGAAGAATTAAAGCCATGCATACAATAACAGAGCAAGAAGTTAGTAAGGAATTAAGGGGTGACAAAGGCATTTGCACCTATTTCGATAGTGTCGGTGTTGGTAGCTATCATTTAGATCTACATCATACGACGGTAACGAACCGAAGCTTTTATATACCAAACTATCCTTATGAAATCCCGTTAGGTGCCTTACTGCCTATCCGCGTAAAAAATGTCATTCCAGCTTGTAAAAATATTGGCACAACACAAATTACAAATGGCTGCTATAGGCTTCATCCAACAGAGTGGAATATTGGTGAATCCGCAGGATATTTAGTGGCATTTTCTTTGTTGAATCAAGTTACTCCTCATCAGGTAAGACAAGAACAAAAGTATTTGAAAGAGTACCAAACGTTACTTCTTGCTAATGGCGTTCAGCTTCATTGGCCAGAGGATATTGACTTATAA